One stretch of Oxobacter pfennigii DNA includes these proteins:
- a CDS encoding RNA polymerase sigma factor, which yields MSYKSGRLEDFEAFVTRHENKLYRIALAVMGNVSDAEDVVQEVFFRAYEKAPAFETVEHEKAWLTRVTVNLCNSRLRSPWRKRMEPLLDFYPAEEPKQHELLECVLALPSKYRAVIHLFYYEGYSVKDISSLTGQKESTVRSLLTRARQKLKSALKEDDYESI from the coding sequence ATGTCATATAAGTCCGGCCGGCTGGAGGACTTCGAGGCGTTTGTGACAAGGCATGAGAATAAGCTCTATCGCATCGCACTCGCCGTTATGGGGAACGTATCCGACGCAGAGGACGTGGTTCAGGAAGTGTTTTTTCGCGCCTATGAGAAAGCACCTGCGTTTGAAACAGTGGAACATGAAAAGGCGTGGCTCACCAGAGTAACGGTGAACCTCTGCAACAGCCGCCTCCGCTCTCCATGGAGGAAGCGTATGGAGCCGCTTTTGGATTTCTATCCTGCCGAGGAGCCGAAACAGCATGAGCTACTGGAGTGCGTTCTGGCCTTACCGTCTAAATACCGTGCTGTTATCCACCTGTTTTATTACGAGGGTTATTCCGTGAAAGACATCTCAAGTCTGACTGGGCAAAAGGAGAGTACCGTTCGGAGTCTACTCACCCGCGCTCGGCAAAAGCTCAAATCTGCCTTGAAGGAGGACGACTATGAAAGCATATAA